The Mangrovimonas cancribranchiae nucleotide sequence TGGTTTTGCAAAGACTTATATTCACTATAAACCATATTGTTATTACAAGACATTATGGCACAGCAAATAAGAAATAGAAAGAGGCTATTTCTCATTGTTTTTTTTGTTTTGAGGTTTTCGGCGTTTGTTTCTACTTTTTCTGCGTTTATTATTTCGACGTTTTTTTGGTTTTTTACTATCAAACCGCGTTAAACTGTCTTGTCCTACAACGTTCTCAAAGTTAGTTTTAGTATCTTCTTCTGCAGGAACCTCAGCAGAAAATTCTTCTAAACTAGCGACTTTTTTATTCTTCTTGTTTTGCGCTATAATTTCCTTTGCTTGGTCTTTGGTTATTTTAAACCAGTTTGCCCACTCGCCTTCGTAAGCATACCACATAATACCTTTAAAAATATCGGTTTTCTGGCAAACAGCAAGCCCCTTTTGGGTTTCTAATTTAATATCGGTTTTAGGAAACTCGTTAATAGCTTCTAGGTAAGTATCTAGCTCATAATTTAAGCAGCATTTAAGTTTTCCGCATTGCCCAGCAAGTTTTTGTGGGTTTAAGGACAATTGCTGGTATCTTGCTGCCGAAGTACTTACCGAACGAAAATCGGTTAACCAAGTTGAGCAACAAAGCTCTCTACCACAAGAACCAATACCTCCTAAGCGTGCGGCTTCTTGACGGAAGCCTACTTGTTTCATTTCAATTCTTGTTTTAAATTCTCTGGCAAAAATCTTGATAAGTTCTCTAAAATCTACCCGTTCTTCGGCGGTGTAATAAAACGTAGCTTTACTAGCATCTCCTTGATATTCAATATCGGAGATTTTCATTTTTAGGTTTAAGTCTATCGCAAATTGGCGTGCCTTAACCTTCATTTTTTCTTCTTTTTCTCGTGCAGATACCCAAATATCGATATCTTTTTGTGAGGCTTTTCTGTAAACTTTAAAGACCTCATCGCCATTAAAAGGAATTTTTTTTCGTTTCATTTGAACACGAACCAACTCTCCTGTTAAAGTTACTGTACCCACATCGTGGCCATATTGTGCCTGAGTTGCTACAACATCGCCTATATTTAATGTTAAGTTTTCGGTGTTTTTATAGTAGTGTTTTCTACCGTTTTTATAACGAACTTCTACCCAATTAAATGGCTCTTCGCCATTTGGTAAGTTCATATTAGAAAGCCAATCAAAAACGGTTAGTTTATTGCAACTATCCGTTCCACAAGTTCCGTTGTTCTTGCATCCTTTCGGCTGACCATCCTTTCCAGTTGAACAACTGTTACAACCCATAAAATGTGTATATATTGATTCTGAAAAGTGTGCGAAACACCTTCAGAAGAAAATTAATAATTCTATTTAATTTAATATGTAAAGATAAGATTATTCCAGCGACTATAAAACTTTGTTGTTTTAATTAAACTCAACTTCGTAATTAAGCCTGTTACTACGTGACTTTAATGCTGTTTTTGATTTAAAGATATTTGAAAATAAGGTTTTACTCCAACCTATTTTTTTAGAGTATTGGTTAAATGTCTCTGTTTGCCAATTAAAGCCTTCTTTCCAAAATTTTTGTGGGGACACATAACAAAATGTATAGTCGAATATTAAGCTAGAGTCGTTAGTTGAATTTTTATTTGGAATGGTATCTGATGCTAATAACGTAACATTGTTTTTCTTACAATTATATCGTATTTGTTTTATAAGTTTTGGATAATCTTCGCGTAAAGACTGCAAATCGAAGTCGTTATATTCGGTATTTCCTATTTTTTGTATAGGTCTTACTTGAAGGATATCGAAACTCTTACCATCAAAATGCTTAAAAAATTCTTGAAGCTCGTAAAAATTATCTTTGTTAAAGGTGTAATTAATACGTACTTTAAAATTATAATGCGCTTTTAGCTTGGCAAACGCTTTAAAAGCCTTATGAAATTTTTCGTAGTTCGCTTTTTTCATAAACCCCTCATAGCTTGCTTTTGTAACACCATGGAGCGAAATGGTAAACTCGTTTAAACCAGCTTTTAAAAGGGTTTCTATTTTTTCTTCGGTTAACAAATTAGCATTGGTAGTTAACGAAATATAAGGCACGTTATAACGTTTTCCTAAAGCCACCAATTCTGGTAATTTTTTATATAGTGTGGGTTCTGTCCCGCAACCTATTTGCAATTTTAGCGCCCGATTAAAAATGGTTTTAGCTACGCGTTGCAGTTCCTCTTCTTTAAATTGCCCTTTTAAGGTTTTTACATAATCGGCATCGGTAAAATAGCACATTTTACAACGTAAGTTACAAGCCATTACAGGATCTAAATTTACCGCTAAATAGCGTTTGTTAAATTTATGTAACAGATAAAGCCCCAGAAACTTAATTCTGTGGCTTTTTATTTTCCTGTTTAGCTGTAAAAGCTTGTATATATTCATTTAAGCATTTTTGCCCAAGGTATCAAAAATATTCCTCAAGTCTTTTTTATATGGTAAATAGTCTGCGCGTCCTTTTTTAAAGATGTCGTTGCTGTTACCTTGACCTCTTCTTAAGGCTTTTTGCTCTTCGTAAGGCAATTGTATAATCTCTTGACAGGTTGAAGAACAACAGTTTTCCATTTTCTCTTTACAGTCATCGCATTGAATAAATAATAAATGGCAGGCTTCGTTAGCACAGTTTGTGTGGGTGTCGGCTGGTTTTCCGCATTGGTGACATTGTGCGATAATATCGTCTGAAATACGTTCGGCACGACGATCGTCAAACACAAAGTTTTTACCAATAAACTTGTTATCTAGACCTTCCTCATTTACTTGGTGTACATAGTTTATAATGCCTCCTTCTAACTGAAATACATTTTTAAATCCACGATGCTTGTAATAGGCACTGGCTTTTTCACAACGAATGCCTCCCGTACAATACATCACCAAGTTTTTATCTTCTTTATGCTCTTTTAAATCATCTTCTATAATAGGCAGAGACTCTCTAAAAGTGTCTACATCTGGTGTTATAGCGTTTTTAAAATGACCTATTTCGGTCTCGTAGTGATTACGCATATCTACTAAAACCGTGTTGGGGTCTTCAATTAGCTCGTTAAATCTTTCTGCATTAACATGTTCGCCTTTATTGGTTACATCAAAGGTAGCATCGTTTAAACCATCGGCTAAAATCTTTGAGCGCACTTTTACCTTTAATTTTAAAAATGAAAAATTATCTTGCTCTACAGCAATATTTAATCTTACGTTTTCTAAAAAAGTAATAGTGTCTAAATGGTTTTTAAACGCATTAAAATTTTCGGCTGGCACAGATAATTGTGCATTAATACCTTCGTTAGCAACATAAATTCTTCCTAGGACTTCAAATTCATCCCAAGCCAAGAACATATGATTTCTAAAAATTTCTGGATTTCCAATTTTGGCGTACTTGTAGAAAGAGATTGTTAAGCGGTCTTTACCAGCTTCTTCAATAAGTTTTGCTCTTTCTTTAGCGCTTAAGTTATTGTACAGTTGCATGCTATACTAATGTTTTAAGGTTAAAGGTTTTATTTTATTTGGGGCAAAGGTACGTATTTTTTGTTGTTGCAAACAAAAAGCACTTTGTAGACTGTACAAAGTGCTTTAAGTAGACTAACTCGTTATTAATTTTTTAATTTCTTTTCTTAAATCAAAAAAGTTAACGAGTTAACCCCCATCGGCTTTACAACTGCTATTTATAAGTATAACAGCTGAAACGCCTAATATCGAATTTCTAATAATTTTTCTAAAAAATCGCATCCGATTAAAATATTTTAAACGTTAATCAGAGGAAAAATATGGTGCGAGCCTTAAAAAGGAATCACACCATACCGTTTTCATAGCAAATCTTCCCCATTTTATATAGTAGATGCATAAAGTAGAAAAAGGTTGCGTTGTAAAATTGAAAAGATGAAAACTTATCGTATTTTAGCATGAATAATTTAACGCAAAAGACGAGTAATGAGTAACGAAAAAGATGCCAAATTAAAAGCCTTAAAACTTACCTTAGATAAATTAGACAAAGCTTACGGAAAAGGTACCGTAATGAAAATGAGCGACCAAGCTATTGTAGATGTTGATGCGATTTCTACAGGATCTTTAGGTTTGGATTTAGCCTTAGGCGTAGGCGGCTACCCTAGAGGTCGTGTTATAGAAATATATGGTCCAGAATCTTCTGGTAAAACCACGTTAACGCTTCATGCTATTGCCGAGGCACAAAAAGCCGGAGGTATTGCTGCGTTTATTGATGCCGAACATGCTTTTGATAGATTTTATGCCGAAAAACTAGGGGTGGATATTGACAATTTAATTATTTCGCAACCAGACCATGGTGAACAAGCCCTTGAAATTGCCGATAATTTAGTACGCTCTGGCGCTATTGATATCATTGTAGTAGACTCTGTAGCAGCTTTAACACCAAAAAGCGAAATTGAAGGCGAAATGGGAGACTCTAAAATGGGATTACATGCCCGCTTAATGTCTCAAGCTTTAAGAAAGCTTACAGCTTCTATTAGCAAAACCAATTGTACTATGGTGTTTATTAATCAGCTGCGTGAAAAAATTGGTGTTATGTTTGGTAACCCAGAAACAACTACGGGTGGTAACGCCTTAAAATTTTATGCTTCGGTACGTTTAGATATTAGACGCTCTACACAAATAAAAGACAGCAATGGTGAAGTTTCTGGTAATAAAACTAGAGTTAAAGTTGTTAAAAATAAAGTAGCACCACCATTTAAAACCGCCGAGTTTGATATTATGTATGGCGAAGGCGTTTCTAAAGTTGGTGAAATATTAGACATTGCTGTAGATTATAATGTTGTTAAAAAAAGTGGCTCATGGTTTAGTTATGGCGACACCAAATTAGGGCAAGGCCGAGATGCTGTTAAAGCATTAATAAAAGACAACCCCGAGCTTATGGAAGAGCTTGAAGAAAAAATTAAAGAAGAAATAAAAGCTTCTAAAGAATAATTTTAAAAATCCCGTTAATTCGGGATTTTTTATTTTACTACGCAACCTTTTTCTACTTTCTGCATCTACCAATTAAAGGAAGAATTGTATTTATTTTTTTATAATGAAGAAAACCCTAGCAATATTACTTATTTTACTTACTTTTTCATGTTCTGTAGAAGATGATTCTCCAGAAACATATCATGAGATTTTACCTGTAGAATCAGCTATTGTGCCGGATGAATTTGAACTTAACGAAGTTTATGACATTCAACTAACTTATATTCGTCCTACAAATTGCCATGCGTTTTACGATATTTATTACGCCAAATCTGAAAACGAAAGAACAGTGGCTATAATTTCAACAGTATTTCCAAACGA carries:
- a CDS encoding regulatory iron-sulfur-containing complex subunit RicT, with amino-acid sequence MGCNSCSTGKDGQPKGCKNNGTCGTDSCNKLTVFDWLSNMNLPNGEEPFNWVEVRYKNGRKHYYKNTENLTLNIGDVVATQAQYGHDVGTVTLTGELVRVQMKRKKIPFNGDEVFKVYRKASQKDIDIWVSAREKEEKMKVKARQFAIDLNLKMKISDIEYQGDASKATFYYTAEERVDFRELIKIFAREFKTRIEMKQVGFRQEAARLGGIGSCGRELCCSTWLTDFRSVSTSAARYQQLSLNPQKLAGQCGKLKCCLNYELDTYLEAINEFPKTDIKLETQKGLAVCQKTDIFKGIMWYAYEGEWANWFKITKDQAKEIIAQNKKNKKVASLEEFSAEVPAEEDTKTNFENVVGQDSLTRFDSKKPKKRRNNKRRKSRNKRRKPQNKKNNEK
- a CDS encoding radical SAM protein; translation: MNIYKLLQLNRKIKSHRIKFLGLYLLHKFNKRYLAVNLDPVMACNLRCKMCYFTDADYVKTLKGQFKEEELQRVAKTIFNRALKLQIGCGTEPTLYKKLPELVALGKRYNVPYISLTTNANLLTEEKIETLLKAGLNEFTISLHGVTKASYEGFMKKANYEKFHKAFKAFAKLKAHYNFKVRINYTFNKDNFYELQEFFKHFDGKSFDILQVRPIQKIGNTEYNDFDLQSLREDYPKLIKQIRYNCKKNNVTLLASDTIPNKNSTNDSSLIFDYTFCYVSPQKFWKEGFNWQTETFNQYSKKIGWSKTLFSNIFKSKTALKSRSNRLNYEVEFN
- a CDS encoding rhodanese-related sulfurtransferase, which produces MQLYNNLSAKERAKLIEEAGKDRLTISFYKYAKIGNPEIFRNHMFLAWDEFEVLGRIYVANEGINAQLSVPAENFNAFKNHLDTITFLENVRLNIAVEQDNFSFLKLKVKVRSKILADGLNDATFDVTNKGEHVNAERFNELIEDPNTVLVDMRNHYETEIGHFKNAITPDVDTFRESLPIIEDDLKEHKEDKNLVMYCTGGIRCEKASAYYKHRGFKNVFQLEGGIINYVHQVNEEGLDNKFIGKNFVFDDRRAERISDDIIAQCHQCGKPADTHTNCANEACHLLFIQCDDCKEKMENCCSSTCQEIIQLPYEEQKALRRGQGNSNDIFKKGRADYLPYKKDLRNIFDTLGKNA
- the recA gene encoding recombinase RecA — its product is MSNEKDAKLKALKLTLDKLDKAYGKGTVMKMSDQAIVDVDAISTGSLGLDLALGVGGYPRGRVIEIYGPESSGKTTLTLHAIAEAQKAGGIAAFIDAEHAFDRFYAEKLGVDIDNLIISQPDHGEQALEIADNLVRSGAIDIIVVDSVAALTPKSEIEGEMGDSKMGLHARLMSQALRKLTASISKTNCTMVFINQLREKIGVMFGNPETTTGGNALKFYASVRLDIRRSTQIKDSNGEVSGNKTRVKVVKNKVAPPFKTAEFDIMYGEGVSKVGEILDIAVDYNVVKKSGSWFSYGDTKLGQGRDAVKALIKDNPELMEELEEKIKEEIKASKE